Genomic DNA from Desulfonema ishimotonii:
GATGATAAGGGTGAACATCACCACCGATTCCCAGAAGTTAAACGATTCCGGCGAGATGATGGTCATCTTGGCGGCGTAGATATTGCCGGCCATCCCGGCCCAGGCCGCGCCCAGCATAAAGGTGGCCAGCTTGTAGTGGGCCGTGTTGATGCCGCTCCCCTCTGCCGCCACCTCGTCTTCCCGCAGGTAGTTGAGCGCCCGGCCAAACCGGGACTGCTCCAGGCGGTGAAACAGAAAGATGGTGGCCGCCACGAAGAACCAGATCAGGTAGAAGAACTCGTCCGGCTTCCGGATTTTCATGCCGAACAGTTCGGGCCGCGATATGCCGAAGATGCCGTTGGCGCCGCCGGTGATGTCGAACACGTTGTTGATCAGGGCGATGCGGACGATCTCGCCCACGCCGATGGTCACAATGCAGAGGTAATCCCCCCGCAGGTGGATAATGGGCCGGGCCACCAGCCCGGCGAACAGCCCTGCCGTTATCCCGCAGACCGGCAGCAGCCAGAGGATCGGAATGTGATACATGGTGTTGAGGATGGCCGCCGTATAGGCTCCCACGGCGTAGAATGCCGCGTGGCCCAGGTTGAACAGCCCCGTATGCCCCACGATCAGGTTGAGGCTCAGGCCCAGGATGGCGTACAGCCCCACGTTGTTGAGTACGTCCACCCAGTAGCGGTTCAGGAAAAACGGCGCACAGAGCAGCACCGCCGTCAGTATGCCGTATACGATATATCTTTTGGGTAAGTTCTGCATCATACTTTCTCCGCCACCCGTTCCCCCAGCAGTCCGGTGGGCCGGACGATCAGGATTCCGATGAGTACGCAAAAGGCGATGGCGTCCTTCCAGGCAATGGAGATATAGGCCGCGCCCAGTGCCTCGATCACGCCCAGGAGGAGGCCGCCCACCATGGCCCCCGGGATATTGCCGATGCCACCCAGAATGGCTGCGGTAAACGCCTTGAGGCCGTACACCCATCCCATTGTAAAGTTGATCTGGCCGTAGTAGAGGCCCACCATCAGCCCGGCAACGCCGCCCAGGGCCGGTCCGATCAGGAAGACGATCATAATGACCCGGTCCACGTTGATGCCCATGAGCCGCGCCGCGCCCTGGTCGATGGCTGCCGCGCGGATGGCGGTGCCGACCTTTGTCTTCTGGATGAACAGGTAGAGGGCCACCATCATCACCACCGAGGTCAGCAGGATGAGAATCCGCATGAGCGGGATGTCCACGCCCAGAATATTCAGCGCTATCCTGGGCAGAATGCCCTGGGGATAAAATTTATACCGGGCGCCGTAGATGAGCATGACCGCGTTCTGAAAAAAGATGGAAGCGCCCAATGCCGAGACCACGGCCGAAAGCCGGGGCGATTGTCTCAGGGGCCTGTAGGCGGCCCGGTCCAGGATAATGCCGATAATGCCGACCAGCCCCATGACCATCACCGCCAGGAGCAGCACCCCCAGGAATGCCCCCAGATACTGGTTCAGGGAGAGGGAGGTCAGCAGGGTCAGGCCAAGATATGCGCCGATGGTGAAGAGGTCGCCGTGGGCGAAGTTGATCAGCTTCAGCACGCCGTAGACCATCGTGTAGCCCAGGGCAATCAGGGCATAGATGCCGCCGATTGCCAGTCCGTTTGTCAGTTGGTGAAAAAATTCTTCCATAGAGTAACCGGCCTGATAAGGTAAAGGGTTTCCGTTTGCAGGGGTCCGGCATACCGTTTCCGTCCCGCACAATCGCCCGGATGGAAGCATAAACGGGCTGCTGCCATACCAGCCTGGGAATTCGTCCCTCTCCGGTTCTCAGGCGTTCAGACTTTAAGTCTGAGTCCTGTTTCAGGAGGGGAGGACGAATTCCCGGGTTGATATACTGCAGCCTGCCGGTGCTTTCGGATGTGACGCCGACCCCGTTCCCCTGCAGCGGGGCGGGTAATGGAAACGGCGATGAACCGAAGAACGCCCCCGGTGTCGGGATCGAAAAAAAATAACTTCCCCGGACCGCCGTATCCGTCCGGGGAAGTTATAGACAGAGATCATCTCAGTATTTGAAACCGGACGCCTGACATATTATCCGATTACTGCTGGAGGACGAAGTTTCCGCCGGCGTCCACCTTGTAGATCCGGTAGACATCGCCGACCCGGTCGCCCTTGTTATTGAAGGCGAGTTTACCGGTCAGACCGGGGAAGTCTTTCATCTGTGTCTTCAGGTATTCGGCCACCTTTTTGGTATCCGTGGTTCCGGCCTTCTGAATCGCTTCGCAGATGACGTTGAAGCCGTCACCGGCCAGTACGGACCAGATCGAACCTGGCTGGCCGGTGTATTTTTTCTTAAACGCATCCAGAAAGGCTTTGGCTTCGGGGGTGTCGAGATCACCCGGTACCGGGGGGCTGACGAGCATGTAGCCCGCAGCCGCATCTTTTCCGGCGCTCTTGATCAGATCCGGGTTATTGGTGGCATCACCGCCCATGAACGGCACGTTCCATCCCATCTCTTTTTTCTGGCGGAGCATCAGGCCTGCTTCGGGATAGTAGCCGGTAAAAAAGACGACGTCCGGGTTCGCGCCTTTCATTTTTGTCAGAATAGCCGCATAGTCCTGCTCACCGGGGGTCAGCGCCTCAAAGAAAACCGGTTTGACGCCTTCTCTCTCCAGCTCATTCCGGATCTCGGTGGCCAGACCGCTGGCGTAGCTGGTGTTGTCATGGAGCAGGGCGATTTTTTTGTACCCGGCTTTGATCAGGGTTTTCGCGCCCACGATGCCCTGCTCGTCATCTCTGGGGCAGGAGCGGAAGAAGAGCGGCAGCCCCTTTTCAGAGAGGCGGACGGCTGTTGACGCATTGGCGATCTGGATGATTTCATACTCATCGTAGATCCCCTGGGTGGCTTCGGTGGTGGAGGAGCCGTAGGTGCCGACAGACGCCACAACGTCCTGGGTTGAGAGGCGCTGGGCGGCCAGTGCGCCCTGGCGCGGATCACCGGCGTCATCTTCGCTGATCACTTCCACCTTTTTGCCCAGCAGACCGCCTGCGGCGTTCAGTTCATCCGCCAGCAGGTCAACGACCTGTTTCATCTCCTGCCCCTCATTGGCCCATTTGCCGGTCAGGGGGGCCATCAGGCCGATCTTGATGGTATCGGCAGCAAAGGCTGCGGTTGAGAGCATCAGACTCAGCGCCAGTACAAAAAACAATCCCTTCTTCATAAATACCTCCTTGGTTATCTTGTCGAACAAAATTCAGTGAATATGAACAACCTCTCTGCATAAAATGGGGATTATTACCAGACAAACAAATGGGTGTCAATATATGAACCATTGTCAGGTTCTGATGTGTGCTATGCACTTGATTTCAACGCAGGCCCCTTTGGGAAGGGCGCTGACCTCCACCACAGCCCGTGCCGGTTTGTACGCCCCGAAGTATTCCTCATAGATGGCGTTGAAATCGGCAAATCCGCCCATGTCGGTCACAAAGACATCCACGGCCACCACGTCTCCGGCATCTCCGCCCCCGGCCCGGACGATTTGCAGCAGATTTTCAATGGCCTGCCGGGCCTGATCCTCCAGCCGGTCCCCCACCAGTTCACCGGTCCAGGGATTCATCCCCAGCTGGCCGCTCACAAACAGCCACGGCGGTGCGGCAATGGCCTGTGAATAGGGGCCGATGGCGGAAGGGGCCTGATCAGTCTGAACAATACTGCGTTCCATGATAGTCTCTCCTTTTGTCTGTATCTGACGTTAATATCAGGCGGCCTGACGCCGCTCAGGGTTAAGCAAAATCCGGGGCGGAATTATTCTTACGGACGGCCATCCGGCTCAGGGGCTGACACGGGCCGGAGGTAAATTTTCAGATCAGCGCCGGCGAGGTGCGCAAGGTCGTCCTGTGCATGGAGGGAGCGCAGAAAAATGCTGAGCTCCGTTTTTGTTACTCCGGCACCGAATGATATAATACCGCAGGGCATTTTTTTGCAAGAAGTCTCTATGCTTCTGTGCAAAAATGTTTTTTTGCAATACATTTTTGTGTGCTTCCCGCATCTCAGATGGGCCGTCATGCCGTGTGACGTGCCACCTGTGAGGCTGATGCAAATCGGGTCATACCTTATTATTTCTGAAATCTGTGGTTTTCAGCTAAGACGAAATTGAAACGTGCGGGCGTAAGAAGCTGTTTTAAAAATACCAACTCTGTTTTCTGAGGATGGAATTCGGTGTATCAAAAGGGATAGTGTCCGTTTAAATATGGACAAGCAGGGTTTTGCATCGGATAAAATCCCAAAGATTTACGCCGCCGATTATTTTTAACACAGCTTCTAATTCTACTTTGTCAGATTTCGATAACTGATTTTATTGACAATACTGATACAGACGGGAATTTCGGCAAAAACCGCCGCCGGAAATTTTGTTTCCGTTTTTTCAGACAGACACAGCAGAACCGGCAGATCATATCCCGGTTTTCCGCTCTGAGAAAAATGCCGGAAGCCGGTGTTCTTTTTTTAACCATCTGATTTCATTACAGGCGAATCTGACAATGTAGAACTAAGGGAGAATAATGATTCGCCCTCACAGGCTTCGGTGAGACCCGGTCTTCCCGATGCGGTCATCCGGTTAACACCCCACCATACCTGCTGTTGCATAATCAGCTTATATCAATTAAGTATTTGATTACCATTCTTTTTCAGCCAAAAACAGACAGCGGTATGAAAATCAGCGCAATCCGGGGTACGATACAGACTGAACGTGTACGCACACTCCCGGACCGGCCTCCGGTCAGAATACCGGACGGAGAACTCTCAGAAGATACGTATGGCTGAAAAAATCGGTGGTGGGTTAAATCCGTTGACACCAAATCAAAGGCCCCCGAATTATCAGCCTGAAGCCGGGTCCGTCAACAGGTCTGACCCACGACCAAAAAATCAGATATCCGCATGTCCCACTTGCGCCCCATCGAATCAAAGGAGAGACACCATGAAAAATCAGCGTTTTAAGGCAATGGTTGTGGAAGAAGGTGAAAACAGAACCTTTACCCGTCAGATCCGCGAAAAAGCCGTGGAAGATCTGCCCGGAGGCGATGTCCTGGTGCGGGTTCAATATTCCTCGCTTAACTACAAGGACGCGCTGTCTGCAACCGGAAACCGGGGCGTGACGCGCAATTATCCCCACACACCCGGCATTGATGCTGCCGGAACGGTGGCGGAAAGCGGGGACAGCCGGTTTCAGGCCGGTGATGCGGTGATTGTCACCAGCTACGATCTTGGCATGAACACGCCCGGCGGCTTCGGGCAGTACATCCGCGTGCCCGGAGACTGGGTGGTGAGGCTGCCGAAGCATCTCACGCTGAGGGAGAGCATGATTTACGGCACTGCCGGATTTACCGCCGGGATGTCCGTCTGCGCCCTGGCCCACGGGGTTCAGCCGGATCAGGGCGATGTGCTGGTGACCGGCGCCACCGGCGGGGTGGGGAGTATCGCGGTGGCGCTGCTTTCCAGACTGGGCTATGCGGTATCTGCCGCCACCGGCAAAACCGCTGAAAAACAGTTTCTCATGAATCTGGGCGCAAAGGCTGTCATCGGGCGGGACGAAACGCTCGACACCGGTGGACGGCCCATGCTCAGAGCCCGGTGGGCCGGTGTGATCGACACTGTGGGCGGCGATATGCTGGCAACGGCTATCAAATCTGCAAAACCGAACGGGATTGTGACCTGCTGCGGCAATGTGGCCTCTCCGGACCTGCCCATCACCGTATTTCCGTTTATCCTGCGGGGGGTGACACTGGTGGGCATCGACTCCCAGAACTGCCCCATGGAACACCGGATGCGGGTGTGGGAAAAGCTGGCCGGGGAGTGGAAGCCGGACCGGTTGGCAGAACTTTGCCGGGAAATTTCCCTGAACGAGTTGGATGAGAATATTGATCTGATCCTCAGAGGCGGTCAGAAAGGCCGGGTGGTCGTGAATTTGGATGCGTAAGGGCGTCTGAGCGTTCCGGGATTCCCCCATATGACGGGCCATCCCCGAAAAGCCGAAATTCGCGGCTTTGCCGTATTCCCTGCAATTTTCCAGGACAGGGCAGGCCCCCGTGCCTGCCCTGTCCGCAAGGGAACAGAGAATTTTATTTTTCGGAAAGTTTGCGGATTCTCGGCAGAAAACAGCGGAGGCGCAACTCAGCGCTGGCAGAGGCAGGTTATTGGTGACGAAACGCCCAGTTCAGCGCCGCCGTTTTTTCCGGCGTTTTATTTTTGTTTTGATTTTATTGCGGGTATTGGCCAGCTTTTTCTTTTCTTCGGCAATCTTCCGCCGAATCTCTTCCCGGTATCTGAGGATTGCGGAAAACGACAGGTGGTACCCGGCCAGGGCAAGGGGGATGCCCAGGATGATGCCGCCGACCGTCAGTATCCAGAAGATCTCCGGGGCCTGTTTTATGATGGCAATGATGATATCCAGCTCCAGTGTTTCGGGAAGGCAGCAGGCCGTTTCAATGCCGAGGGTTTTCTTACCTATATAATAGGTTATGCTGTAAATCAGGGGGGCGGTCAGCGGGTTGCTGATCCAGACGCCCATTGCTGCGGAAATTTTGTTCCACTTGAGAATGGCGGCCAGACAGACCGCAATCACCATCTGAATCCCCATATAGGGCGTCATGCCGATAAAGAGGCCCAGCGCAAACCCCAGAGCAATCTCTCTCGGATTTCCCCGGATTTTTACGAATCGTTCATATGTTTTTTTTATTGAAAGCAGATATTTGTTTGCGCTTTTTGCGATCTGGTTTTCGCTTTTTTCCTGCATGTTACCTCAGAAACGATATTACCGGAGACCGATAACTGCTGCAAAACGGCCCGTGGTATGCTCTCCCCGATATGAAAAAAACAGGTCCGTCCGGCACCGGGTACACAGACCGCTGCAAATGATATGCGCCGGCAAAACGCCTGCATCACATAACTGGTCTCTGCTGATCGCCCAGAAATCAAAATGATCGGACGCCTTCCGGTAGGTCCGGTATTTTTCCGGAATTTCCCGCTGATAGTTGACAAATTCCGCACAGCACGGCCCCAGGGACGGCCCGATACCGGCGAAAATCCGGCGGGGATCGGACTGGAAATGCGCGGTCATGGCCGAGATCGTTTTGCCGATGATATTGCGGATGCTCCCGCGCCACCCGGAGTGGATGTTGGCAGCGACATGCCGGTCTGCGTCATAGAGGAGAACCGGCTGGCAGTCCGCGACCTGGATAACGAGATTCTGGCCAGGGATATCCGTGATCATGGCATCTGCAGGGGCCGGATCGCTCCGGGGACTTGCTGATGCCGCTTCCCCGCTGTTTTCCGATACGATCAGGATCTCCGTTCCATGCACCTGATGGGCGAAGACAAGCCGGTCCCCGCCTGCCGTGCGGAGTATCCGCCTGCGGTTCTGTGTGACGGCCCGGGGGGAATCCCCGACGCTTCTGCCGACATTCAGGCTTTTCCACGGGCGCAGGCTTACCCCGCCCTTCCGGGTGAAAAGGCCGTGCCAGATGCCTTCAAATTGTTTCAAATGGGGGAACTGAAAAAAAGGGGCTGTGTTTTTGTTGTTTAAAATCAAATTTTTATACACTGTCTGTCTCTTGAGTTTACACCCGGGTCAACTCCGTTTTACGCGATTTTCACAGGGAGAACGTATGTCTGACGGAACAAAATTAAATTCAGGATACATAAAAGAATACCATGCGGCTGTCAATCATTAACCGGTCGGCGCAAATGGCAAGCGCATCTGACATTGGTATGATTTCTGCGCAAATGGCCAGATAGAATCCGTATACGGGGAGCGCATGGGCATTGTTCATGCGCTCCGGAATCTGACAGGCGCACACCACGGTGCAACAGGTGATAACATCAGAAATTATAACGGGTTAGGCAAAGGGGCAATATGGAAAGAGCCGTCCGGAGATTGAACCGGGCCGGGATGGAAGGGCGGAAACGTGGTGTTGCCTTTTGATACGGTTTGTGGTTTTGTGGGCAGACCTGAAAACCGGGTTTTTTACGCTGACCGTTATTCCGGCCAATAGCGGGCATGACGCCATTTTTGAAAGGCGGTGGGTTTCGGGGCGGCGGCCGTATATGAAATGCCCTGACCCCCCTCGGAGAAACAGATGAGACTGATACGATTCGGAGAAAAAGGAAGGGAGAGGCCGGGTCTGTTGCGGGACGGCAAAATTGTTGATTTAAGGGCGATATTTCCCGATATTCCCGACATCGGCGAGACCTTTTTCAGGGAAGGCTGGATGGAGCGGGTTGCCCGGGTCAGTGATGCCGGGGCTGATATGGCCGTCCGCCTGGGCGCACCGGTTCACCGTCCCTCAAAGATCATATGTCTGGGAAAAAATTACGCGGAACATGCCAGAGAGGGCGGATTCGACACCCCCGAAGCACCGTTGCTCTTCTGCAAAACGGCCAACACCGTCAGCGGACCCGGTGATCCCATCCTCATGCCCCGGACCAGCGGGCAGGTGGACTGGGAGGTGGAGCTGGCCGTGGTGATCGGCAGGGAGGGAAAACGGATTGCCCCGGCTGACGCATTTGACTATGTGGCGGGCTACACGGTGATGAACGACGTATCGGGCCGGGAGGCCCAGTTCGGAGACGGGCAGTGGTTCCGGGGAAAATCCTTTGACACCTTCGCCCCCATGGGCCCGGCCCTGGTGACGCCGGATGAGGTGGGGGATGTGGACAACCTCCGTCTGGAGACCCTGGTGGACGGCGAACTCATGCAGGCGGGCAATACCGGCGATCTGATCTTCGATATTCCGGCCATTCTCGAATATATCAGCCGGGAAATCACCCTGTGGCCGGGGGATGTGATCTCCACGGGCACCCCGTCGGGCGTGGGCATTTTCAGAGATCCGCCCGTGACCCTGAAGCCGGGCAATGTGGTGGAGTGCCGGATCGAAAAGATCGGTGCCCTTCGCAACACCTGCACCTGAAAAAGGGGTTCCGGCCCGGTATGCGGATAATATGCCCCGCACGGGCCGGCCTCCTGCGCTCATCACGCCTCTTTTTCAGAAAGCAGCTGGTAGGCCCTGATCAGGCGCTGGCCAAGGGCCTTTGCCAGATTTTTATAAAAGACCAGCCCGTTGTCGATATCCTTATCCAGCAGCAGCAACAGACGGTCCCTTTCAATTTTCAGAAGATCGGTCTCGCTGACGCATTCGGCAGAGGCAGAATAGGCACCGCGCCCCACCAGACCGGACCAGCCGAAAAAGTCGCCGGTGTGGCACCCGATATAGACCTTCCGCCCCGCTTCATCAGGGGTCAGCTTTACACATCCCCGGATCAGAATATAGAAACAGAGGGGCGGATCTCCCTGGCGAAAGAGGATATCGCCTGGCTGATGGGATTCCTGGGTGGTATGGTCCATGAATTGTTTTACAAAATACATGCTCACGCCGTTGAACAGATCTGCCTGTCTGATGTACATTTTTCCCCCTTTCCTCTGTTTTTTTGTCCTGTGTCAGCTCAATGGTCCGATAATTTTTTATGAATATAATCTGTTGAATTCATTGAATTGAAATTCAGGTCCGTGCTTCCATGACGCGCAGATTTTATCGAAACATTGCCAAATGAAACAAGGCTTTTTCAGGCTGTCAGCCCCGTCCGGAAGAACAAAGGCGATATCAGCAGTAAGGGGTTGGGCGAATTGTGGCAGGAGAGGGCGTGCATCGAAAAAGGCTGATGGTCAGCTATCTGTATTTTTTATATATTTTTTTGAAAGAGATGTCAAATACAAATGCAGGACAAGCGCATATATAATTTCTGCGCTGATTGGCGGATCAGATCCGTAATAAGGGGAGTGCGGGAGCGTCGCTTCCGCACTCCGCAGTTTTACCGGAGCAACAGGTGAAAATTTCAGAACTCCGAACGTGGTGAGTGAAAACAGGGCAGGAGGTGCGACGGGCATGACTGCCCGTCGCAGCGTCACCTATTTCAGGGATGTGAGCTTCAGCGTGGCGGCAATCTCATCGGAAACCCGCCGGACAAATTTTTTGAAATCCGCCTCTCCGAGCGGGTTTCCCGGCTCAGGAACCCTTTCCAGGTCTGCCGGCCGCATGA
This window encodes:
- a CDS encoding DUF2062 domain-containing protein, whose amino-acid sequence is MQEKSENQIAKSANKYLLSIKKTYERFVKIRGNPREIALGFALGLFIGMTPYMGIQMVIAVCLAAILKWNKISAAMGVWISNPLTAPLIYSITYYIGKKTLGIETACCLPETLELDIIIAIIKQAPEIFWILTVGGIILGIPLALAGYHLSFSAILRYREEIRRKIAEEKKKLANTRNKIKTKIKRRKKRRR
- a CDS encoding fumarylacetoacetate hydrolase family protein → MRLIRFGEKGRERPGLLRDGKIVDLRAIFPDIPDIGETFFREGWMERVARVSDAGADMAVRLGAPVHRPSKIICLGKNYAEHAREGGFDTPEAPLLFCKTANTVSGPGDPILMPRTSGQVDWEVELAVVIGREGKRIAPADAFDYVAGYTVMNDVSGREAQFGDGQWFRGKSFDTFAPMGPALVTPDEVGDVDNLRLETLVDGELMQAGNTGDLIFDIPAILEYISREITLWPGDVISTGTPSGVGIFRDPPVTLKPGNVVECRIEKIGALRNTCT
- a CDS encoding branched-chain amino acid ABC transporter permease; this encodes MMQNLPKRYIVYGILTAVLLCAPFFLNRYWVDVLNNVGLYAILGLSLNLIVGHTGLFNLGHAAFYAVGAYTAAILNTMYHIPILWLLPVCGITAGLFAGLVARPIIHLRGDYLCIVTIGVGEIVRIALINNVFDITGGANGIFGISRPELFGMKIRKPDEFFYLIWFFVAATIFLFHRLEQSRFGRALNYLREDEVAAEGSGINTAHYKLATFMLGAAWAGMAGNIYAAKMTIISPESFNFWESVVMFTLIILGGSGSIPGVLLGAFLLIGLPELFRGFANARMMIFGAAMVAMMIFRTQGILPPLPRKFPIDKIPESEGTP
- a CDS encoding cyclic nucleotide-binding domain-containing protein codes for the protein MYIRQADLFNGVSMYFVKQFMDHTTQESHQPGDILFRQGDPPLCFYILIRGCVKLTPDEAGRKVYIGCHTGDFFGWSGLVGRGAYSASAECVSETDLLKIERDRLLLLLDKDIDNGLVFYKNLAKALGQRLIRAYQLLSEKEA
- a CDS encoding branched-chain amino acid ABC transporter permease — its product is MEEFFHQLTNGLAIGGIYALIALGYTMVYGVLKLINFAHGDLFTIGAYLGLTLLTSLSLNQYLGAFLGVLLLAVMVMGLVGIIGIILDRAAYRPLRQSPRLSAVVSALGASIFFQNAVMLIYGARYKFYPQGILPRIALNILGVDIPLMRILILLTSVVMMVALYLFIQKTKVGTAIRAAAIDQGAARLMGINVDRVIMIVFLIGPALGGVAGLMVGLYYGQINFTMGWVYGLKAFTAAILGGIGNIPGAMVGGLLLGVIEALGAAYISIAWKDAIAFCVLIGILIVRPTGLLGERVAEKV
- a CDS encoding Rid family detoxifying hydrolase, which gives rise to MERSIVQTDQAPSAIGPYSQAIAAPPWLFVSGQLGMNPWTGELVGDRLEDQARQAIENLLQIVRAGGGDAGDVVAVDVFVTDMGGFADFNAIYEEYFGAYKPARAVVEVSALPKGACVEIKCIAHIRT
- a CDS encoding YhdH/YhfP family quinone oxidoreductase, coding for MKNQRFKAMVVEEGENRTFTRQIREKAVEDLPGGDVLVRVQYSSLNYKDALSATGNRGVTRNYPHTPGIDAAGTVAESGDSRFQAGDAVIVTSYDLGMNTPGGFGQYIRVPGDWVVRLPKHLTLRESMIYGTAGFTAGMSVCALAHGVQPDQGDVLVTGATGGVGSIAVALLSRLGYAVSAATGKTAEKQFLMNLGAKAVIGRDETLDTGGRPMLRARWAGVIDTVGGDMLATAIKSAKPNGIVTCCGNVASPDLPITVFPFILRGVTLVGIDSQNCPMEHRMRVWEKLAGEWKPDRLAELCREISLNELDENIDLILRGGQKGRVVVNLDA
- a CDS encoding branched-chain amino acid ABC transporter substrate-binding protein; this translates as MKKGLFFVLALSLMLSTAAFAADTIKIGLMAPLTGKWANEGQEMKQVVDLLADELNAAGGLLGKKVEVISEDDAGDPRQGALAAQRLSTQDVVASVGTYGSSTTEATQGIYDEYEIIQIANASTAVRLSEKGLPLFFRSCPRDDEQGIVGAKTLIKAGYKKIALLHDNTSYASGLATEIRNELEREGVKPVFFEALTPGEQDYAAILTKMKGANPDVVFFTGYYPEAGLMLRQKKEMGWNVPFMGGDATNNPDLIKSAGKDAAAGYMLVSPPVPGDLDTPEAKAFLDAFKKKYTGQPGSIWSVLAGDGFNVICEAIQKAGTTDTKKVAEYLKTQMKDFPGLTGKLAFNNKGDRVGDVYRIYKVDAGGNFVLQQ
- the pgeF gene encoding peptidoglycan editing factor PgeF, translating into MKQFEGIWHGLFTRKGGVSLRPWKSLNVGRSVGDSPRAVTQNRRRILRTAGGDRLVFAHQVHGTEILIVSENSGEAASASPRSDPAPADAMITDIPGQNLVIQVADCQPVLLYDADRHVAANIHSGWRGSIRNIIGKTISAMTAHFQSDPRRIFAGIGPSLGPCCAEFVNYQREIPEKYRTYRKASDHFDFWAISRDQLCDAGVLPAHIICSGLCTRCRTDLFFSYRGEHTTGRFAAVIGLR